One Dictyoglomus turgidum DSM 6724 DNA window includes the following coding sequences:
- a CDS encoding ABC transporter ATP-binding protein yields MRYLARLLKLLKPYAGYFIIGLLCILIGNGAQLYAPKFLGELLDQLSKVKDLSTLNRLSLIIIFLLFLRSLFLYGQIYVFSFIGHRIVADLREKLFSKIQYLSLDYLNRWNSGDLIARTLQDTQLIQTSFLSGIADLFYAIVLLFGILIIVISTDWQLALATFLVIPLFVFSISGIGKEIQKWSLSVQRKIADLTRIIQESIKGARVVRVFSQEETEIKKFREENEKNFFRNLKIARLTAIQIPLSSFLTALALVFILWLGTRKIAKGEMTLGSFVAFLTYVGMAIDPTQTILRVLAGLRQAYAALERIFEILEMGREVVEIKNPIILPPIKGFVEFDNVSFTYDGVNWVLKNINLKVKAGEKIAIVGSSGAGKTSLVNLIPRFIDPTEGVVRIDGYDIKRVSLRSLRSQIGFVPQETIIFHGTVKDNISYGNPYVSFEEIVEAAKMARAHDFIMKLPQGYDTVIGEGGVNLSGGQAQRIAIARTILLKPKLIILDEATSALDSESEAFVQEALDELMKGKTAFIVAHRLSTIKRADRIVVLENGEIVEEGTHNELLKLGGVYLRIIKWQIEESK; encoded by the coding sequence ATGAGATACTTAGCAAGATTACTTAAATTACTAAAACCATATGCTGGCTATTTTATAATAGGTCTTCTTTGTATTCTAATTGGCAATGGAGCTCAACTTTATGCTCCTAAATTTTTAGGAGAGTTATTAGATCAACTTTCCAAGGTAAAAGATCTTTCTACCCTTAATAGACTCTCATTAATAATCATATTTCTTCTTTTCTTAAGAAGCCTTTTTTTGTATGGACAGATCTATGTTTTTTCCTTTATAGGGCATAGAATTGTTGCAGACTTGAGGGAAAAGCTTTTTTCTAAAATTCAATATTTATCCTTAGATTACTTAAATCGATGGAATAGTGGAGATTTAATTGCTAGAACTCTACAAGATACTCAGTTGATTCAAACCTCTTTTCTTTCGGGAATTGCTGATCTTTTTTATGCTATTGTGCTTCTTTTTGGCATTTTAATAATTGTAATTTCTACCGATTGGCAGCTTGCTCTTGCTACTTTTCTAGTTATACCTCTTTTTGTTTTTTCCATATCAGGAATAGGAAAAGAGATTCAAAAATGGTCTCTTTCAGTTCAGCGAAAGATTGCAGATCTTACTAGGATAATACAAGAGAGCATTAAAGGGGCAAGAGTGGTTAGGGTATTTTCTCAAGAAGAAACGGAGATAAAAAAGTTTAGAGAAGAAAATGAAAAGAACTTTTTTAGAAATTTAAAAATAGCAAGACTTACTGCAATCCAAATTCCCCTTTCTAGTTTTCTAACTGCTTTAGCTTTAGTTTTTATTTTATGGCTTGGAACAAGAAAAATAGCAAAAGGAGAAATGACTCTTGGGTCTTTTGTTGCCTTTTTGACCTATGTGGGAATGGCTATTGATCCCACTCAAACAATTCTAAGGGTTTTAGCAGGTTTAAGACAAGCTTACGCTGCTCTTGAGAGAATTTTTGAGATACTGGAAATGGGAAGAGAAGTTGTGGAGATAAAAAATCCCATAATTCTTCCTCCTATAAAGGGTTTTGTAGAGTTTGATAATGTCTCCTTCACTTATGATGGAGTTAATTGGGTATTAAAAAATATAAATCTAAAAGTAAAGGCTGGAGAGAAAATAGCTATTGTGGGAAGTAGCGGTGCAGGTAAAACTTCTTTAGTGAATTTAATACCACGTTTTATTGATCCCACAGAGGGAGTAGTGAGAATTGATGGATATGATATTAAAAGGGTTAGTCTTAGATCTTTAAGGTCACAAATTGGTTTTGTACCTCAGGAAACAATTATCTTTCATGGTACTGTGAAGGATAATATAAGTTATGGTAATCCTTATGTTTCTTTTGAGGAAATTGTGGAGGCAGCAAAAATGGCAAGAGCTCATGATTTTATAATGAAATTACCTCAAGGATACGATACTGTAATTGGAGAAGGAGGAGTTAATCTTTCTGGTGGACAGGCTCAGAGAATAGCTATAGCAAGAACTATTCTTTTAAAGCCAAAACTTATTATTCTTGATGAAGCCACATCTGCTCTTGATTCAGAATCGGAGGCTTTTGTTCAGGAGGCTCTCGATGAACTTATGAAAGGTAAAACTGCTTTTATTGTTGCCCATAGACTTTCCACTATAAAGAGAGCTGATAGAATTGTGGTGCTGGAAAATGGGGAGATAGTGGAAGAAGGCACTCATAATGAGCTGTTGAAATTGGGCGGGGTTTATTTAAGAATAATAAAATGGCAGATAGAGGAGAGTAAGTAA
- a CDS encoding Gfo/Idh/MocA family protein, with translation MSKVKVGVVGVGYLGQHHVRIFNEIPDVELVGICDINLKRAKEIASIYNVPFVTDDYRDLLNRVEAVSIVTPTTSHFQIAKDFLEKGIHTFIEKPVTHSLREAEILLDIASGKDLVLQVGHIERFNPAIQELKKYVKDPFYIEARRMGPFDGRSTDVGVVMDLMIHDLDILFYVLGKNRRILEISGIGYSIYTPYEDFATVNILFEGEILVNLIASKVSPKKLRKLDIHEKNGDQIIVDYIEQSISVVHGGARHIESALESPVLEREEPLRLELTHFVKCIIEGKDPEVTLEDGKLALALATEILKELKIIDLKA, from the coding sequence ATGAGTAAAGTAAAAGTGGGAGTTGTAGGAGTAGGTTATTTAGGACAACATCATGTGAGAATATTTAATGAAATTCCTGACGTAGAACTTGTAGGCATTTGTGATATAAATCTTAAAAGGGCAAAAGAAATAGCATCCATTTATAATGTACCTTTTGTAACTGATGATTATAGGGATTTACTTAATAGAGTTGAAGCTGTAAGTATTGTTACTCCAACTACCTCCCATTTTCAAATAGCAAAAGATTTTCTTGAGAAGGGAATTCATACTTTTATTGAAAAGCCTGTAACTCATAGTTTAAGGGAAGCAGAAATACTTTTAGATATTGCCAGTGGGAAGGATTTAGTATTACAAGTAGGACATATTGAGAGGTTTAATCCAGCAATACAGGAGTTAAAAAAATATGTGAAAGATCCTTTCTATATTGAGGCAAGAAGAATGGGACCCTTTGATGGTAGATCAACAGATGTAGGTGTTGTAATGGATCTCATGATACATGATCTAGATATTCTTTTCTATGTTCTTGGAAAAAACAGAAGGATTCTTGAAATTAGTGGAATAGGTTATTCTATTTATACCCCCTATGAGGATTTTGCTACGGTGAATATTCTTTTTGAGGGAGAAATTTTAGTGAACCTTATAGCAAGTAAGGTTTCACCTAAAAAGTTAAGAAAACTTGATATTCATGAAAAAAATGGTGATCAAATAATTGTGGATTATATTGAGCAGAGCATATCTGTAGTTCATGGAGGAGCAAGACATATTGAGTCAGCTTTGGAGTCGCCAGTTTTAGAAAGAGAAGAGCCTCTGAGATTAGAGCTTACGCATTTTGTTAAGTGTATTATAGAAGGAAAGGATCCTGAAGTGACTCTTGAGGATGGAAAATTAGCATTGGCTCTTGCTACAGAAATATTAAAGGAGTTGAAGATTATTGATCTTAAAGCATAA
- a CDS encoding tetratricopeptide repeat protein: MILKHKLIIFILFFLILINLAYLQDLNSLVEYYELKHRENPKDPDNIFNLLVLYGALGNLGKFYDYYNLLNKIDPNYLKEKAKENVKENTNNVFDLYKTAFSYYFLGEIEKSIYYFHKLNSLKPNDDWVISYLAYLYYLKEDYLKVESLINRGFEINEDNEALHALRCALYLKKGNYFLALKEYFITMNIVQRKGYKNIWEILRGLR, from the coding sequence TTGATCTTAAAGCATAAATTGATTATTTTTATATTATTTTTTTTAATTCTAATTAATTTGGCATATTTACAAGATCTTAACTCATTAGTGGAGTATTATGAATTAAAACACAGGGAAAATCCAAAGGACCCTGATAATATTTTTAATTTACTTGTACTATATGGTGCTTTGGGAAATTTAGGTAAATTTTATGATTACTACAATCTTTTGAATAAAATTGACCCTAATTATTTAAAAGAAAAAGCAAAGGAAAATGTTAAAGAGAACACAAATAATGTTTTTGACTTATATAAAACTGCTTTTTCTTATTATTTTTTGGGTGAAATAGAAAAGTCAATTTATTATTTCCATAAGCTAAACTCTTTAAAGCCTAATGATGATTGGGTGATAAGCTATCTTGCATATTTATATTACTTAAAAGAGGACTATTTAAAGGTAGAAAGCTTAATTAACAGAGGTTTTGAAATAAATGAAGATAACGAAGCTCTTCATGCCTTAAGGTGCGCTTTGTATTTGAAAAAAGGTAATTATTTCTTAGCCTTAAAGGAGTACTTTATTACTATGAATATTGTTCAGAGAAAGGGATACAAAAATATATGGGAGATATTAAGAGGCCTAAGATAA
- the lptB gene encoding LPS export ABC transporter ATP-binding protein → MALETVGIYKYYGRRCVVKDVSLTVNPGYVVGLLGPNGAGKTTTFYTIMGEVYADGGKVLLDGEDITSLSMPQRARKGIGYLAQDPTIFRKLTVEENIKLVLELTNLTPKEQRERLEELIDEFQLQKVRKNLGYTLSGGERRRVEIARVLALSPKYILLDEPFAGVDPITVQNLQETIAYLKEKGLGILITDHNVRDTLAITDYAYIIFSGEVLISGTPEEIINSDIAKRFFLGERFNL, encoded by the coding sequence ATGGCTTTAGAAACCGTAGGGATTTATAAATATTATGGTAGAAGGTGTGTAGTCAAAGATGTATCCCTCACTGTGAATCCTGGGTACGTAGTGGGTCTTTTAGGTCCTAATGGGGCTGGAAAAACTACTACCTTTTATACTATCATGGGAGAGGTTTATGCCGATGGTGGAAAAGTGCTTCTTGATGGAGAAGATATAACCAGTTTATCTATGCCCCAGAGAGCAAGAAAAGGAATAGGATATCTTGCTCAAGATCCTACCATTTTTAGAAAACTAACGGTAGAAGAAAATATCAAATTAGTATTAGAACTCACAAATTTAACTCCTAAGGAACAAAGAGAAAGACTTGAGGAATTAATTGATGAGTTTCAACTTCAAAAGGTTAGAAAGAACTTGGGATATACCTTATCAGGAGGAGAAAGGAGAAGGGTAGAAATAGCAAGGGTTTTGGCTCTTTCACCTAAATATATTCTTCTTGATGAACCTTTTGCGGGGGTAGATCCTATAACGGTTCAAAATCTCCAGGAGACTATTGCTTATTTAAAAGAGAAAGGGCTTGGTATTCTTATAACGGATCACAATGTACGTGATACTTTAGCTATAACCGATTATGCATATATTATTTTTTCAGGAGAGGTTTTAATTTCTGGAACTCCTGAGGAGATAATAAATAGTGATATTGCAAAAAGATTTTTTCTTGGAGAGAGGTTCAATCTCTGA